A DNA window from Selenomonas sp. oral taxon 126 contains the following coding sequences:
- a CDS encoding DUF47 domain-containing protein — protein sequence MFNFKQKDDEFFDLFLESAKFFHKGALVLDAVMKDYTTAGSKVEEINRIEHEADAINDRIIDKLNLTFITPIDREDIYALANDLDDGVDLLQGILQRYDMYRMGKPMPGAINLTKLLLSSTEEVVRAVSYLENIRKNQVQILDASHKIERYESEGDLIYRSEVAYLFENEKDPIELIRWKDVLEQLEDTLDHCELIADMLRGVVMKYA from the coding sequence ATGTTTAATTTCAAACAGAAGGATGACGAATTCTTCGACTTGTTTCTTGAGAGTGCAAAATTCTTTCATAAAGGCGCGTTGGTATTGGACGCTGTTATGAAGGATTACACTACCGCCGGCAGCAAGGTGGAAGAAATCAATCGTATTGAGCATGAAGCAGATGCCATCAATGACCGCATCATCGATAAGCTGAACCTCACGTTTATCACCCCGATTGACCGCGAAGACATATACGCATTGGCAAATGATCTGGACGACGGTGTCGATCTCCTGCAGGGGATATTACAACGCTATGATATGTACCGCATGGGGAAGCCCATGCCGGGCGCAATCAACCTGACGAAACTCCTTCTCTCCTCTACAGAAGAAGTCGTCCGCGCTGTCTCCTATCTCGAAAATATCCGAAAGAATCAGGTTCAGATATTGGATGCGTCCCACAAAATCGAACGCTATGAAAGTGAGGGGGATCTCATCTATCGGAGTGAGGTTGCCTACCTTTTTGAAAATGAAAAAGACCCTATCGAGCTGATTCGATGGAAGGACGTTTTGGAGCAGTTGGAGGATACGCTGGATCATTGTGAACTCATTGCGGATATGCTGCGGGGAGTGGTAATGAAATATGCCTGA